In Candidatus Bathyarchaeota archaeon, one genomic interval encodes:
- a CDS encoding molybdopterin molybdotransferase MoeA — protein MSGFKGLMKVEDALARLLEAIRGYRLDVEEVPVEEEAVGRVCAEDLKAPVDVPPFDRSAVDGYAVRYLDVLSASESSPVELRIVGVSKTGSRPDTLPEVKPGEAVEIYTGAPLPRGADSVVMVEYTKREEDRLWVYRPVAYMQNVSKRGEDFSAGEPVVSVGVKLKPWHVGALASLGVTSVKVYRRPTVAVASTGSELKPLGSKISPGEVVDSTRPMIKAFLRNLGCDVLDLGILEDDPAVISEAVSKGLKTSDLMVLTGGTSLGLKDATPDGLSMVEGSRLIFHGVRMRPGKPTGAYLVNGKPVFMLSGFPVAAFVGFMVFVEPAIRGMMKCRPDPQPVVKAQVARRVAKPPGVRAYVRVRVYSRDGVLYAEPLRLTGSGIISTLTRGNGLLILREEAEGVEEGEEVEVLLTQPVEV, from the coding sequence ATGTCTGGGTTCAAGGGGCTTATGAAGGTGGAAGATGCCCTAGCTAGGCTTCTTGAAGCCATCAGGGGTTATAGGCTCGACGTCGAGGAGGTTCCCGTGGAGGAGGAGGCTGTCGGTAGGGTTTGCGCCGAGGATTTGAAGGCGCCGGTGGACGTGCCTCCGTTCGACAGGTCCGCGGTAGACGGGTACGCCGTCAGATACCTCGACGTCTTAAGCGCGTCTGAGAGCAGCCCGGTCGAGCTTAGGATAGTAGGCGTCTCCAAGACCGGGTCGAGACCGGATACGCTACCTGAGGTTAAGCCGGGAGAAGCCGTCGAAATATATACGGGAGCCCCCTTGCCTAGGGGTGCAGACTCGGTCGTGATGGTCGAGTACACGAAGAGGGAGGAGGATAGGCTATGGGTCTACAGGCCCGTGGCCTACATGCAGAACGTCTCCAAGAGAGGTGAAGACTTCTCGGCCGGAGAACCGGTCGTCTCCGTAGGGGTTAAGCTTAAGCCCTGGCACGTCGGGGCTTTGGCGTCCCTAGGTGTAACGTCCGTGAAGGTCTACCGTAGGCCTACCGTCGCCGTAGCCTCGACCGGCTCCGAGCTTAAGCCCCTAGGCTCCAAGATATCCCCAGGTGAGGTCGTAGACTCGACCAGGCCGATGATCAAGGCGTTTTTGAGGAACCTAGGCTGCGACGTGTTGGACCTAGGGATACTCGAGGACGACCCGGCGGTCATCTCGGAAGCCGTTTCGAAGGGCTTGAAAACCTCAGACCTCATGGTTCTCACAGGCGGAACGAGCCTAGGTTTGAAAGACGCTACACCGGATGGCTTAAGCATGGTCGAGGGTTCTAGACTGATCTTCCACGGCGTCCGTATGAGACCTGGGAAGCCCACGGGAGCCTACCTGGTAAACGGTAAACCGGTGTTCATGCTCTCAGGTTTCCCAGTCGCCGCTTTCGTAGGGTTCATGGTCTTCGTGGAGCCGGCTATACGTGGTATGATGAAGTGTAGACCAGACCCGCAGCCCGTAGTGAAGGCTCAGGTCGCGAGGAGAGTGGCTAAGCCTCCCGGCGTCAGAGCCTACGTCAGGGTGAGGGTCTACTCGAGAGACGGTGTTCTATACGCCGAGCCGCTTAGGCTCACGGGTTCGGGGATAATCTCGACCCTGACGAGGGGGAACGGCTTATTGATCCTCAGAGAGGAGGCTGAAGGGGTCGAGGAGGGGGAGGAGGTCGAGGTTCTACTCACCCAGCCGGTGGAGGTGTAG
- a CDS encoding DUF1343 domain-containing protein → MVFKPRVKTGLQLLVEEGFQRVAGKRIGVVTNHTGVTADFRHVVDLLYKRFGLDVKAIFSPEHGFRGSVADGASVKNSVDVKTGIPIYSLYGPRLEPPRKVLEKLDLIIYDIQDVGVRFYTYISTLFHVLKSAGKVGVRVLVLDRPNPVTGVHVEGPMLEPSFRSFVGIWTVPVRYGLTAGELANLFNEEAELRACVEVLKMNGWRRGMWFDETGLPWVPPSPNMPSLSTATVYPGTCLLEGTNVSEGRGTAKPFEVVGAPWVDEYRVIEELESLPLRGFRLRPSAFTPRFGKYEGELCHGFQIYVTDRDEFKPVKFGMAVIWVIRRLFAESFRFTKSDGRYYFDLLVGSDKPRRLIMENRGFEELAKLCEDISSFEKLRRKYFLY, encoded by the coding sequence GTGGTTTTCAAACCCAGGGTTAAAACCGGGCTTCAGCTTCTGGTAGAAGAGGGGTTCCAACGCGTAGCCGGTAAGCGTATAGGGGTCGTCACGAACCACACCGGTGTCACGGCGGATTTCAGGCACGTAGTCGACCTCCTCTACAAGCGCTTCGGACTAGACGTCAAAGCGATCTTCAGCCCAGAGCATGGGTTCAGGGGGAGCGTAGCAGACGGGGCTTCCGTGAAGAACTCCGTCGACGTGAAAACCGGAATTCCCATCTACAGCCTCTACGGCCCCCGCCTCGAGCCGCCGAGGAAGGTCTTGGAGAAGCTCGACCTCATCATCTACGATATACAGGACGTAGGGGTTAGGTTCTACACCTATATTTCGACCCTCTTCCACGTCCTGAAATCGGCGGGGAAGGTAGGTGTTAGGGTCCTCGTCTTGGATAGACCGAACCCGGTCACCGGCGTTCACGTTGAAGGACCTATGCTGGAGCCGAGCTTCAGGTCTTTCGTAGGCATATGGACGGTCCCGGTCAGGTACGGCTTAACCGCTGGAGAGCTTGCGAACCTGTTCAACGAGGAGGCTGAGCTTAGAGCCTGCGTCGAGGTCTTGAAGATGAATGGCTGGAGACGTGGAATGTGGTTCGACGAGACGGGTCTACCCTGGGTTCCCCCCTCGCCGAACATGCCATCCCTGAGCACGGCCACGGTCTACCCAGGCACCTGCCTCCTCGAGGGAACCAACGTCTCTGAGGGTAGGGGCACCGCCAAACCCTTCGAGGTCGTAGGCGCACCCTGGGTCGACGAATATAGGGTTATCGAGGAGCTTGAATCCCTCCCCCTTAGAGGCTTCAGGCTACGTCCTTCAGCGTTTACCCCTAGGTTTGGTAAGTATGAAGGTGAGCTTTGCCATGGGTTTCAGATATACGTCACCGACAGAGATGAGTTTAAGCCTGTTAAGTTTGGTATGGCGGTTATCTGGGTTATCAGACGTCTTTTCGCCGAGAGCTTCCGGTTTACGAAGAGCGACGGCAGGTACTACTTCGACCTCCTCGTGGGCTCAGATAAGCCTCGTAGGTTGATAATGGAGAACCGAGGATTTGAAGAGCTGGCAAAGCT
- the murQ gene encoding N-acetylmuramic acid 6-phosphate etherase, translating to MNRIEDLEKLISEQRNVKTVDIDRLSMEEILRVINEEDKKVAYAVEREIPNIAKAAHAYLRSLKNGGRVFYVGAGTSGRMGVIDRAELISTFKMDPKAIIPILAGGVKAMYGPSEMAEDKEENGRRVISKYRVDERDSVIGISASGRTPYVVGALKEAKRRGATTIAITVNPDAEISRYADIVICPLVGPEVIAGSTRMKAGTAQKMILTMLSTAVMVKLGRVYSNLMVSLLPISSKLRERARRIVMTEAGVDYETAAKTLEETGYDIKAAIIMLKAKVDYGKALKALREAEGNLEKALNLALNSSSSSKPRRG from the coding sequence ATGAATAGAATCGAGGACTTGGAGAAGCTCATATCCGAGCAGAGGAACGTGAAAACCGTAGACATAGATAGGCTTAGCATGGAGGAGATACTCAGGGTTATAAACGAGGAGGATAAGAAGGTCGCCTACGCGGTCGAGAGGGAGATACCGAACATAGCTAAGGCCGCTCACGCCTACCTACGCAGTCTTAAAAACGGGGGTAGGGTCTTCTACGTAGGAGCCGGGACGAGCGGCCGGATGGGTGTGATAGATAGGGCCGAGCTCATATCGACGTTCAAGATGGACCCAAAGGCCATTATACCGATACTCGCCGGCGGGGTTAAAGCCATGTATGGCCCCTCTGAGATGGCTGAGGATAAGGAGGAGAACGGTAGGAGAGTTATCTCGAAGTATAGGGTCGATGAGAGGGATTCTGTGATCGGGATATCGGCTAGCGGACGTACACCCTACGTCGTGGGGGCTTTGAAAGAGGCTAAGCGCAGGGGAGCCACTACGATAGCTATCACAGTAAACCCAGACGCCGAGATATCCCGCTACGCGGACATAGTCATCTGCCCGCTCGTAGGTCCTGAGGTCATAGCAGGGTCTACCCGCATGAAGGCGGGTACGGCTCAGAAGATGATACTGACCATGCTCAGCACAGCCGTCATGGTCAAGCTCGGGAGGGTCTACAGCAACCTTATGGTGAGCCTTCTTCCGATAAGCTCGAAGCTACGTGAAAGGGCGAGGCGTATAGTGATGACCGAGGCCGGTGTCGACTACGAAACAGCCGCTAAGACCCTGGAAGAGACGGGATACGATATTAAGGCCGCGATAATCATGCTTAAGGCCAAGGTCGACTACGGGAAAGCCCTAAAGGCCCTTAGAGAGGCGGAGGGAAACCTAGAGAAGGCTTTAAACCTAGCCCTAAACAGCTCCTCGTCCTCTAAGCCTAGGCGGGGCTAG